Genomic window (Syngnathoides biaculeatus isolate LvHL_M chromosome 6, ASM1980259v1, whole genome shotgun sequence):
taaagatccatccatccattttctttgctgcttatcctcgcaagcatcacagaagtgctggagcctatcccagctgtcatccggCAGGAGGCAAGATACACCGTGaaattgttgccagccaattacagggcacatggagacagacaacagtcgtactcacaatcacacctaggggcaatttagagtgtccaattaatgttgcatgttttggggatgtgggaggaaacccacgcaggaacagggagaacatgcaaacgccacacggtCAGGGACAGGACTGAatcgggtcctcaaaactgtgaggccaacgctttacagctgttccactgtgctgcctcattaaacatatttaaataaattaaatagtaACACGGTATTGTTATCAGCAAGTAGAGATCATCTATTTGTTGACTGATGAAACAAAGTGGTCACTGATGATGTCtaggtacacatgcctgacttgggtgcaggcagtgtggtaTTGATtcacgctcagtgatggtgtcgatatctaaccagcgactgactgacgaccagttcagggattaGTTTGCCTTTCACCCGAAACTAGCTGTGGTAtactccagctctcccgtgaaccttgtgaggataagcggataatggatggaaaacatATTTCTCTGTATTCTGTACTAGGGAACAATGCTGCCATCACACGGACAAACGAGGGAAccttttaaatatttacaactTTTCTGAATCAAATGTACGAACGTGAGAACGACCAAGCCACAAacaacatcaatccatccatccatccatccattttcttagctgcttatcctcacaagggtctagGGTCAAGCAcgtggagatagacaacagtcgtactcacaatcacacttaggagcaacttagagagtccaattaatgatgcatttatggggatgtgggaggaaaacggaatgcccggagaaaacccacgcagacacgggggagaacatgcaaacgccacacaggaccTCAGCACTGTAGggaaacgctttaccaggtgctccaccatgccgcccacaaacaacacattttaaatttatgtGTTATTTAAAGCACGAgcgcagaaaaaaaagacaatactaGTTAAATGATCAAACGGAACTTTGCAACGCAGATGCCCAAGTGGATGGGAATCATTTTTGAGTTACACCCAAACCTTCCGGAAGTAATTTTTTGACGCGTTTTACGCTCCCAAGTGGATATGTTGCGAAATATTTTGGGTCGATTTTTGATACAGTCTGTTTTTGTTCATCGTAACGTGGGATACACTCCTTCAATACAGGCAACAGTATCTGCTTTCACGTCAGTTAGGAACTACTCGGATGTGAAGGACACAACGAAGCAAGCGTGTGACACCTCCCTGCTCGACTTCTTAGTGTGCCCGCTTTCCAAGAAGCCACTCaggtaaaatatgtttttcattgtTCCCTTATATTTGCTATTTTTATGCAAacccattatatatatatatatatatatatatatatatatatatatatggctatAATATAGGTGACCTTCCGCATAGGGTTTGGTTCTTATACACAAGCAAACACCCGTGGTTAGTTCTTTGTCATGCTCCAACAGGTTTGAATCCGCGACCAATGAACTGATCAACGACGAGCTTGGCATTGCATACCCCATCAGAGACGGAATCCCCAACATGATCCCCCAGGAAGCCAGACTCGTACAGAAAGACTCAAACCCACGAGCACAAGAATAGTTTTCCCATCTTATCTTGCATCCTCAGCTCAACATTTGGCACTCCTCATCAAAGTAGAGCAACAGGTGCTGCTAAACTAATAACTCACTAAGTAGATGACTAATATTTGTTTCAAGTAATTCAGCCACCTGCAAGCATGTTTTCCTTGTCTATGATGGTCGGGCTAGTCCCCGTTGTGTctatttttggtttgttgtaCTGTGCTACAATGGATGAGAACTTTCCTCAGGGCTGCACTAACAACAACAATCTATGTTTCTACAGTCTCCTGCTACCTGTCACTATTCCCGTGTATGTCTTCTTCCACTTGTGGAGCTGGATAGGAATTAAACTGTTCAGGCACAATTAATTTGTtgctaaaatgtaaaatgataaaGCATGACTGTCCCTTGTTTTCACGTTTTTATGTGTTAAACTCACTTTAATTTTGCTTTATAAAAATAATAGCTGCACGTTAATGTTCTGTAAAGATACCATATTCTCAATACAATAAACTGTACCAATAACATAATTTTAACTTTCAACATTAAGTTATTTCGTAGGTAGTCATTTTTCAGCAGAAACAATGACCTTTAAGATGATTTGAAGACTTGAACAGTTGCTTTTGTCTGTTACTTTGGCTTAATTATTTTTCAGAACCATAGTTGTTCAACCCAAGCAAAACGTTTCAGAAAAgtgtggaaaataaaacaacaggATGCTGAGAACTTGGAAGGGGGGTTGGCTCAGTATCCCTTTTTGCCTTTGTCTTTCTCACTCGCTCTGCCCTGAACAAGTTTCATTAGAGGTGACTCTGGCCTGGGTGAACATCCATCTCCTTTGgtcttgaaataaaatgactcATTCAGCCTCATCTGCACTGGCCTTACCTGGAAGCAAACAATGCATTTTATCACTCAGTACTGTTGTACCGTTCATATTACAATTTCTTCTTATTGGTGTTTGAGATAAATGCATTAGCACGTGAACAAGGTCAGGACATCTTCAGTAGTAACTCAAATTTGTGAATGAGTTGTTACTATTGTGAAATGATTGGCCTGCATCAAGAATAGAGACACAATTGgataaaataatgcatttgaaCCAACTATACTTTTGATTTAAAAGTTCTACTCATATCTCACTGCTCCATTTCATAGTGAAAGAACATTTTCACATGCCAGTTACTAATGCAGCTCAAAAGATTGAACAACTGTGTcgcctccaacattccaaaaatataatGGTAGATTAATAGACCCAAGACTCCAGGCcaagtgtgaatttgagtgtatATGGTTCGTGTCATCTAGTCACTGGTATTTCTTCAGTACAGtacttaattttattttatttttaaaccacaaGAGGGAGTGTATGTTTCAGAATTGATTCACCAACAATACACAAGACATCCACCGAATTTCCCCAAAGCATATGTTTATACTAATCATAGATGTGAGCTGGGTGAAATTGCGATTATCAGCTGGGCCAGCATGTACCCCTTGACTCACCCAAAAGTCAGCTGGACTAAGCTCCatctcacctgtgaccctaatgaggacaagcatgatagaaaattgatggatggatggaaaaagtcgTTGGACCTTCCTGCAACCGGTCACATTGTGAGACTGTTGAGCCACTCTTCTGCAAGAGAAAAAGCTCATTCTGTCAGATGAGTCCAAGTGTCTACCAAACAAGACGAGGCCCTCTTATTATTTGACCAATTACCGGTACAGTTCAGCACTTATTTATTCTAAAATGAGCACATCAAATGGAGTGATTCAGGGCAAGTGCAATACAATTTAACGACATGGATTAGCCACCATAAAGTTCAGTCGTTAACAAGCATGCTCGATAACATGCCTAtgaaaggatttaaaaaaaaaaagttcacagttGTAAATTACATCACATTTTCCTTCAatatcttttgaaaatgtgtaacCAAGGAAATATAGATAGTTGTTCCTCCCCTGAATTTGCTAATGTCTGTTATAGTTCATGGAAGTGTTCATCCcgactgactttgggtgagaagtTTCTTACGCCCTGGGCTGGTTACCATTAATTGTAGGACAGTATGAAATTCAACTCATCACTGGTGCAGTCTTCTTACCTCCAAAATCATCACTTTCcaggaaagcaaaaaaattaaaccattAACATTGTATTGGTAAAAGAGAGCAGCATTTGTAAAACCTAAAGCTCTACCAACATCccttaatacattttaaaatagttatgaaaactacatatattattcactttaaagcccaagtgtcattcctataaacactctaaaatagatattgtaatgaaaaatacataacattattcacttcaatgtctatacgaaaaaataaatgtgagcggagagcgtgtcatccatgcgcaaagttgcagaagtgtcattctacgatatccaagtgcccgccacattggctgcatcctctgtccgtgacgtcactcggacattcaccaatgaaaacaagcggtgcaccctaaccatgggagacaaacgtgccccttctgacacggaagctcttttcggaaacacacaactgagtgaagttaccggggcaatattacactattgtttcgagaccttggggcaatattacactattgttttgagccatattcagatgatatgcgatcacggccaaaccgcatcccgtccgatccacttccgcagcgcagatgagccattgcggcacATCggagccagccggtgtggcaaTAATtgagccgagctgtgctgcttttagggcgatgttcagagccgccgccgtactcgatgaacaccgtcgagccggggcgcattactgcgcgcacgcggctgagcgAAGCATTCTCAGcagggttcttcagattcgccgccgtctgcGCTTCAGCCTGACGCCGTCCGACACGTaaatcgacatatttcgtatgcGGATCTTTCGTTACGTattgagagaccgattacgtggtctgccccaaactatcctttttttttgagtagctGCATAGACACCTacttgttatttggaacccacaaagctctcatcctctgcacccgtgcaatccatttttcacaacgaaccaggtctcttggaaaattatgaaggctaaatccattctcctgagtgttcaagcaatgtaaTGAgcgggcattttggctaacacgaaggaacgaaactaatggaaacaaatgagtccacggggggggggcactgtcctttacatcacttcctgcttcttctcaaaaacaaatccatcgagaggattttcatggcgggagttacaaaaagctgtatacgtcaaaatcacgttttgtggtgaaaaaacacatgggcccatattggctggttttttcattaataacatccattaaaatcatccatttcatgacagtagccctttaatgtctatacgaaaaaaatgagcggagagcatgccattcatgcacaaagtttcagaagtctcactcaacatcgcagtggcagccattttgcctgcaacgtcatttacagctgtcacactgggacagtcgtcATTAAGAAGACACTGCGCCACCTgcaatgggagacgaacaacagattttcggatttttacAAGGCACCTTTTAACACAGAagcttttttgaagaagagaacatctcacaattgagtgaagtgacatgggcaatattacccgatcattttgagccatatttagatatgtgtatcacttcgaactaacaacagactcccaaacAGTATGTATGATAGTATGTAGCAtgctcaggaggacccatgccaggcgtAGTAATTACTTCGGTGGTACCCAGACAGCGGTGGCCCGTGGCGAGGGAGAGCCCCTTTCTCCTCCTGCACGTGGTCagaccacctccccacccgatccacctccatggCGGCAGCGGTGAACCATGGTGGcccgcgcacattgacacattgagcacccctaacttacatactttattaagttattatgacacgGATCGTTTGTTAAGTTCTGAGAGAAGAAATACATCATCCCcaaccatctatttttttttaatagctctttacacacctatctgtcattttcaACCCACAAAActcgtcctttgcatctgtgcaatcatttttcacgacgaactgggtcttttggaaacgtgtgaagagtgaatccatcttcccgagggttcgagcaatatccagcaatacaatgagacggcattttgggtaacatgcaggaaaaaacagctactatCCCGccagtaaaactggtataaacacacgaactcCCCAGTGTGGGCATCTGTAaaaaatcacttcctgcttcttctccaaaacgaatgccccgagaggattttcatcacGGGAGATGCAGAAATCCATATAtgacatcatgacgtgtggtgaaaaaacggatgggtccattccggctgccttttttatattaaaaacatactaaaaagcatgctttacgtgtcagtagacctttaagatCGGCAATTGATTTAGAGGAAAAAATAGATAATAATACTTGCGTAGGGCCTGAccaatagtaacaatttgtaaaaaatattaaattgaccAAATTTTGACATCAGAGGTTTTTGCCCCAGAGTAGCGATGTGTAAGTAGGAAGGATTATATCACTGACAGTCTCATGGTTCACTCGCCTGACTTCTTAACTGGCTGGGAAAGATcacatcatcttcttttcctttcggcttgtcccgttaggggtcaccacagcatgtcatctcagatgaacacacatttgtttggcacagttttatgccggatgcccttcctgacgcaacccctctgcattttagccagggagagaagcttacagcacctggtattcccaggcagtctcccatccaagtactaaccagggccaaacctgcttagctCCCGAGATCTGATGAGCTCAGGCGTTCTAAGGGTAGCATGTCCGTAAGCCAAAGATCACATCTTCTACTACCTTATAATGAGGCCTTTATCATTATGGATCCTTTCCAACAAGGccattgaacattttggttatTATTGTAGCTTGCAGTGAGGTACAACTAcacagaatttttttgtaatttggtTACCTCATTGAGATATGGAAGCGTAacactgccacaccaaaaaaaaaaaaggtcgcgtttcacaaAATAATGTGAATCAATTCACATTATGTGAATTGTTTCACGTTATGgcgtagattcgtttcacataataatgtagattcgtttcacataacgtagaaaacaataaataaataaatttcacctCTCTTTACCCCACCACCAATAGACAATTACTTCTGTTTCGGGTGGGCGggagcaatacgcttctgtaagACATCATTtagtgttgcacaaaacatggatttggtgagctttttCCGGAGTCTTGGTATACCTTCAGATTGCCTCTAATGCAAGGAGCAAGAACATGTCAGTTTATTGTTACCATCCTATAGTTTTGTGCTCTGTTATTCTAGCTAGCAAACAAATTAGCACAAGTTAGCCCAGGGAAACTCCTGTGATAAATTATTTGCAGTATGTTTTCAAATTCATGCTTTGTTTGCTGTATTAGTAATCTTCAAGTCAAGGGCATGATTTCCTAACTGGTGGGTGGTCCAAGAACCAAGTGTGTCACCAACTCGCAGTCAGCTACAATAAACGGAGTCAGCAGTTCACCACATTGCCGAACGACACTTAATAAATTAGTTTGGATATGAATACACTACATCGTGACGTGGCACAATAACACTGTTTGATTTTTATGAATAGAAATGTTTTTagtaaaaatatttactgtaattactttCCTACTGAGGTTACGTCGCTGTAGTTGGAACGGATCTGTTGTAAACAGTCCACGTAATCCCCTGTATACAAGGCAGCTCAACCATTGGTTAGTGAAGGTCGTGGCTTGCAATATGCTTTAGGTGGGATGGCAAACTTATTTGAAACAGTGTCTTGGGAATGTGAATATCACTACAgtatgaaagaaatgtttttaaaatgtaagtgTAATCGGTGGCTATTTTTATACGTACCTTTTCCTTCATATTACATATTGTAAAAGTAGGATTCCAGACTGTAGCAATAAGGAAATGTGGGTCCCTGGGTAAAAACAGAGGACCACTTACAGGTCAGTTGTGGGAGGGGAATCAATTCAGGATCACACCCAGCAGATGTGTGGCAGTATTATATAAATTAAAGAGCCATATTATTGTATAATATCAGCATATAATGCATGCAGtctatatgtatctgtataaaCACAAATGATAAACTACCAGATAGACTTGTTGTCACTGCTctgttaattaaataaaaataagatgaTAACTTAAAATAGAGATGATATACTGCAAAATAACAATAGTGTAGGAATATAAGCAtatcaaaataatcaaattatgACTCTAGTATTGTCACAGAATGGAATCATCGGGCAACTGGTAATGCCCCTCTCCAGGTGTCCCCCAGTATTTGACTTGTAACATTTTCAGATTGTAGCAAAATTGCAGTTGTCATTGAATTGTgcttacatttgtttttgtccacaACTGCAAAGCAGAAAAGaaccaacacaaaaaaaaacaacaaacgggCTGAAAAGCCAACCAGGAAAGTTGAGTTGGGGTGGGTTCATGAAGCTAAACAAATAAGGAAATACAAAGGAGGGGGAGAAAGGATGATTGTGTCCAAAGAGTCCAAAAAAGCTGATATTTTCAATCTAATCAATAGTCTGGTTATACACTGTTTTGTAGAGATACAATTCGTGACTGCTGTTCTGCATGTTGTGACCAAAATACAAATGgaattacaaataaatacacagttGAAAATGGGGAACTGAATATTCATTCTTGCTTTATTGTATTTGTAATCATGATGGGTGAGGCATGAAGACctttcatttctttaaaaatgagaaGTGTTGAAAAACAAGtccatttaaaaacagttgTAATTTAACAATCTCTAGTCATTTGTCAACagttcaattaaatatttgagTAAGAGGCGATAACCTTCTCtgataaaagaaaacaactgtTCAATCAATCCATACTGGAGAcataagtgtttaaaaaaatgcattttgtatcaTCCATAAATTCTCTTTACATCTTATCCTAACTAGGCTCACAGCTGTGTTGATGCCCAAGATAATTTCAGGCGAGAGGtagagcacaccctgaactggttgccaccacACCCTGTagtatcaatttaaaaaaaatgaggattgGGTGCCCATTCTCAATAACTACAAGTCATGTAAACATGATCTCACCAACACAGCGCCACATTTTGAAATACCTTGACATGTTGGATTTCTGATCATCCTTCATTTACTTGTCATAAATTTTAATACACCTGTTGCTCCATTCGGATAAATTCCTCTTGTAACATATAAATCCCAGAATTTCAGAAAAAATGATTTGTCTCTCTGTGCGTTGgtaatggctggcgaccacttcagtgTGTAACCCACCCTCTTGGtcagccagctgggataggctgcagcaggcctgggacccttgtgagggtaaccggtacagaaaatggatggatgaatgatttgtCAGACATCCATAAATTTAAGATGTGTGGACCAGAAGGAAGGATGATTTTTCTGAGAATTGTAGTGATTAacctaaaaatattcatttatacatttttaagtaTGTCTGCTCTCAGGAAAAGATACAGCTCAATGGCCTCATCTGCTGTGGTGGGTGAGAGAAAGAAATTTTCTGTCATACGCTAGCACAAGTTGAATACAGTCTCATCACAAGAATATGGTCCTCTCTGTTGGCATTCTTGTTTACAAGCCTGCAGTGCCTCATGAGTGACCGGTTGTAACTTATCTTGGCCTCCAAAGAGATGATGGATGGTGTACAACAACTTTGGACATCCACTTGGAGCTAGTCCAATTATGCTGTTACAGATAACGTGGGTATTCCACAAATGAGCAACTTGCTGCAGTACCTCctgcagaagaaaaaaacattcattaccagtgaaaacaacaaataataaatgctTTGCATTTTGACTCAATATTATACATGCAAACATACTGTTAACTGTTTGAGAGTGAAGGAGGCAGGAGTGTAGAGAAGGCAATGATGACAGGGAGGAGAgattgacatttaaaaatagaccattgaattaaaaaaatatatatacatt
Coding sequences:
- the zgc:162634 gene encoding phosphatidylinositol N-acetylglucosaminyltransferase subunit Y encodes the protein MFSLSMMVGLVPVVSIFGLLYCATMDENFPQGCTNNNNLCFYSLLLPVTIPVYVFFHLWSWIGIKLFRHN